The window TTTTATCTCTCACCAACTCCAACCTCTCCTCCTTATGTTAAAATTGGGGATAAGGTTACGCCAACAGATATAGTCTGTGCGATTGAAGTTATGGGAGTAATCAATGAGATAGAGGCAAAGACTTATGGTAAGATTAAGGAGATATTGGTTGAAGAGGGACATCCAGTCGAGTATGGTCAACCTCTATTTTTGATTAAACTAGGGGGAGAAGAAGATGTTTAAGAAAATTTTGATTGCAAATCGTGGCGAAATAGCCATAAGGATAATCCGCGCCGCCAAAGAATTGGGGATAAGAACTGTTGCGGTTTATTCTGATGCAGATAGGGATTCTTTACATTTACAATATGCGGATGAATCTATTTGTATTGGCCCGGCATCAAGTCAGGAAAGTTACCTGAACATTCCACAGGTAATTAGTGCGGCGATTATTACCGGGGCAGAGGCAATTCATCCGGGATATGGATTTCTGGCAGAAAATGCAAAATTTGCTGAAATTTGTGAGAGTCATCAAATTGGTTTTATTGGTCCCACTTCCCAGACTATTGCCAAAATGGGTGATAAAATCGAAGCACGACGCATAATGAAACATGCAGGTGTGCCAATTATTCCAGGTTCAACTAAACCAATTGAATCATCTAAAGATACCACCCGAATAATTGAAAAGATAGGCTATCCGGTGATGCTCAAGGCAACTGCTGGCGGTGGTGGTAAAGGGGTTCGGATTGTCTGGAATAAAGATGAATTACCGCGTGCCTTTGAAATTGCTTCTGCGGAGGCTAATGCCGCCTTTAAAAACCCATCTTTGTATATCGAACGCTATCTCCACGAACCCAGACATATTGAAGTTCAGATATTAGCGGATAAATATGGAAATATGGTTCATCTTGGTGAGCGGGAATGTTCTATTCAACATCGACATCAAAAATTAATTGAAGAATCACCTTCGTCAGCTGTCGATGAAAGATTACGAACGAAAATAACTGACGCGGCTTTAAAAGCCGCTAAAGCAGTTAAATACAGTAATGTCGGCACGATTGAATTTTTACTTGATAACGATAAAAACTTTTATTTTATTGAAATGAATACCCGAATCCAGGTTGAGCATCCGGTAACGGAATTTGTTACTGGAATTGATTTAATTAAAGAACAAATCTGTTTAGCCGACGGAGAAAAACTTCGATTTTCAAAAAAAGATATTAAACTCCGTGGTCATGCCCTCGAGTGCCGAATAAATGCCACTGACCCGGCTAATGGATTTTCTCCCTCTGCGGGTAAAATCGAAAACCTTATTTTACCAGGGGGCATTGGTGTCCGTGTGGATACCCATCTTTACCCAGGCTATACTATCCCACCTAATTATGACGCTTTGATTGCCAAAATTATTACTTATGGCTTAACTCGTGATGAGGCTATCGCCAGAATGAAAAGGGCACTGGAAGAATGTGTTATTGAAGGGATAAAAACTACTATCCCATTTCATCAAAAGGTACTGGAACAAGAAACATTTAAAAAAGGAGAAATACATACACACTTTTTATCTGGTATGATTAATATTTAAAGTAATTATTCAGCCACGGATAGGACGGATAAACAGCAGAGGTCAGAGGCGGATGTTCACCTCTAACGGGAAATTAGGGGGACCTCATCTGTGGCTAAAAGGACTAATCTTATGTCACTTATCGCTGTTTTAAAAGAGCGAGAAAAGAAAACGAAATCCTTAAAAGAAGATGCCTTCAAAGAGGCGAAGAGACTGGCATCACTTTTGAGAAAATATTATAAATTTGAAGTTTTCTATCTCTGTGGTTCACTTCTCTCTGATAAGTTCAGACGATATTCAGACA of the bacterium genome contains:
- a CDS encoding nucleotidyltransferase domain-containing protein translates to MAKRTNLMSLIAVLKEREKKTKSLKEDAFKEAKRLASLLRKYYKFEVFYLCGSLLSDKFRRYSDIDIVIKGLKFEDFFKAYAFLIKESSNRSGYISKV
- the accC gene encoding acetyl-CoA carboxylase biotin carboxylase subunit, with translation MFKKILIANRGEIAIRIIRAAKELGIRTVAVYSDADRDSLHLQYADESICIGPASSQESYLNIPQVISAAIITGAEAIHPGYGFLAENAKFAEICESHQIGFIGPTSQTIAKMGDKIEARRIMKHAGVPIIPGSTKPIESSKDTTRIIEKIGYPVMLKATAGGGGKGVRIVWNKDELPRAFEIASAEANAAFKNPSLYIERYLHEPRHIEVQILADKYGNMVHLGERECSIQHRHQKLIEESPSSAVDERLRTKITDAALKAAKAVKYSNVGTIEFLLDNDKNFYFIEMNTRIQVEHPVTEFVTGIDLIKEQICLADGEKLRFSKKDIKLRGHALECRINATDPANGFSPSAGKIENLILPGGIGVRVDTHLYPGYTIPPNYDALIAKIITYGLTRDEAIARMKRALEECVIEGIKTTIPFHQKVLEQETFKKGEIHTHFLSGMINI
- the accB gene encoding acetyl-CoA carboxylase biotin carboxyl carrier protein; its protein translation is MDIKRVNKLITIMEEENLSEVEIEDEDFKVKLKKPQGGGVIESISKPKGLPTQKIPIKELKKKDLITLTSPMVGFFYLSPTPTSPPYVKIGDKVTPTDIVCAIEVMGVINEIEAKTYGKIKEILVEEGHPVEYGQPLFLIKLGGEEDV